Proteins encoded together in one Gemmatimonadaceae bacterium window:
- a CDS encoding glycosyltransferase family 2 protein — protein sequence MPPRVSVCIPTYNGAAFLAETLASAVAQTFEDFEVVVVDDCSTDGSAEIAEGFARSDSRVRVIRNTQRAGSGAANARIYVAQSQGEWIKPLNQDDLMAPTCLARMLEASARGPLVVCWHACMFEADVSAQVRGWYAEGPTLAGELPGDFADADTVCAAVLRRPTENFIGPTSSGFIHRGCFAKHGSFDPAFSFFPDLDYWTRVGTREGMAIVAEPALTFRVHNASISAGIRGDPRRAFRMSLQQLRRKLQFARQPGFENVRRVAAGLSPAIDLEEWLRTSAFEIRWNAIETRYRKRDPWPLEQWDALVAAEPELQKVSRELDAALSLSSRVRQFVKRRF from the coding sequence ATGCCGCCTCGCGTCAGCGTGTGCATTCCTACGTACAACGGCGCCGCGTTTCTCGCCGAAACGTTGGCCAGCGCCGTCGCGCAGACGTTCGAGGACTTCGAGGTTGTCGTCGTCGACGACTGCTCGACGGACGGGTCGGCCGAGATTGCCGAGGGGTTTGCGCGCTCCGACTCGCGCGTTCGAGTCATCCGAAACACCCAGCGCGCCGGATCGGGCGCCGCCAACGCCAGGATCTACGTCGCGCAATCACAGGGCGAGTGGATCAAGCCCCTCAACCAGGACGACCTCATGGCGCCGACGTGCCTTGCGCGCATGCTCGAGGCGTCGGCGCGAGGACCGCTGGTCGTCTGCTGGCACGCATGCATGTTCGAGGCGGATGTCAGCGCGCAGGTACGCGGATGGTACGCGGAGGGGCCGACGCTCGCCGGTGAGTTGCCCGGCGACTTCGCCGACGCCGACACCGTCTGCGCCGCCGTGTTGCGACGGCCGACGGAGAACTTCATCGGGCCAACGAGCTCAGGATTCATCCACCGCGGTTGCTTCGCGAAGCACGGATCGTTCGACCCCGCGTTTTCGTTCTTTCCCGACCTCGACTACTGGACTCGCGTCGGTACGCGCGAGGGAATGGCCATCGTCGCGGAACCCGCGCTCACCTTCCGCGTCCACAACGCGTCGATCAGCGCCGGGATACGCGGCGATCCGCGACGCGCATTTCGCATGAGTCTTCAGCAATTGCGGCGCAAGCTCCAGTTCGCGCGCCAGCCGGGCTTCGAGAACGTGCGTCGCGTCGCCGCCGGCCTTTCCCCCGCAATCGATCTCGAGGAGTGGCTGCGAACGTCCGCATTCGAGATTCGGTGGAACGCCATTGAGACGCGCTACCGAAAGCGCGATCCCTGGCCGCTCGAGCAGTGGGACGCGCTCGTCGCGGCGGAGCCCGAACTGCAAAAAGTGTCT